A single genomic interval of Deltaproteobacteria bacterium harbors:
- a CDS encoding polysaccharide deacetylase family protein, which produces MKRQACITIDLDGLSHYAAIHALPEGALPASGEDLVDRVAIDRFLELCNNHQVPGTLFAIGNDLREHGKASLRRAVQRGHEVGNHTFWHRYALGQQGTADVSTDIRRGADVLEAACGVRPRGFRAPGYTFTAEMYRALVEQKYAYGSSVFPAAPYYLAKAVVLAVQNLAGRHSASSMDRPRVLTAPLEPYRPDPEEPYRKGDGPVVELPITVEPITRFPFIGTFVCTLPAMVVFSIYRNIVRQPFLNLELHGADLLDESDGTGSALPQLQRDLRVPATDKLARLAELLRRIKQDYEVVTLLQASAQVA; this is translated from the coding sequence ATGAAGCGCCAGGCCTGCATCACCATCGACCTCGACGGGCTCTCGCACTACGCGGCGATCCACGCGCTGCCGGAGGGCGCGCTTCCCGCGAGCGGCGAGGATCTCGTCGACCGCGTGGCCATCGATCGCTTCCTCGAGCTCTGCAACAACCACCAGGTCCCGGGCACGCTCTTCGCCATCGGCAACGATCTTCGCGAGCACGGCAAGGCCTCGCTGCGCCGCGCCGTTCAACGCGGACACGAGGTGGGCAACCACACCTTCTGGCACCGCTACGCGCTCGGCCAGCAGGGCACCGCCGACGTCTCGACCGACATTCGACGCGGCGCCGACGTGCTCGAGGCTGCGTGCGGCGTGCGTCCCCGCGGGTTTCGCGCGCCGGGCTACACCTTCACCGCGGAGATGTACCGCGCGCTGGTGGAGCAGAAGTACGCGTACGGCTCGTCCGTTTTTCCCGCGGCGCCCTACTACCTGGCGAAGGCCGTGGTGCTCGCGGTGCAGAACCTCGCCGGTCGCCATTCGGCCTCGAGCATGGACCGACCGCGCGTGCTCACCGCGCCGCTCGAGCCCTATCGGCCGGATCCGGAAGAGCCGTACCGCAAGGGCGACGGGCCGGTGGTGGAGCTGCCGATCACCGTGGAGCCCATCACGCGCTTTCCTTTTATTGGCACGTTCGTGTGCACCCTGCCTGCGATGGTGGTGTTCTCGATATATCGCAACATCGTGCGCCAGCCGTTCTTGAACCTGGAATTGCACGGCGCAGATCTCCTCGACGAGAGCGACGGCACCGGGAGCGCCCTGCCCCAGCTCCAGCGCGACCTGCGCGTGCCCGCGACCGACAAGCTCGCGCGGCTCGCG
- a CDS encoding glycosyltransferase family 2 protein — MASESTPNVSVVIPVYNEAAIVERSTRELVDQLDHKGWNYEILLSENGSKDSTPSIVDELAKELPRVRALHSDEPNYGKAMKKGILEARGKFVICEEIDLCDVDFHQRALRILERGDAEMVVGSKALAGSRDERPIFRRVATRTYNGLLRVALKFRGTDTHGLKAFKRDRLLAVADACVTDRDVFASEFVIRAGIMNRVVVEIPIELHEKRQPSINLYKRVPKVLKNLSTLFVEIRIKNRNREG; from the coding sequence ATGGCCTCCGAAAGCACTCCGAACGTCAGCGTCGTCATTCCGGTCTACAACGAAGCCGCGATCGTGGAGCGCTCCACGCGCGAGCTCGTCGATCAGCTCGATCACAAGGGCTGGAACTACGAGATCCTGCTCTCGGAGAACGGCTCGAAGGACTCCACGCCGTCGATCGTGGACGAGCTCGCCAAGGAGCTGCCGCGCGTTCGCGCCCTGCACTCCGACGAGCCGAACTACGGCAAGGCGATGAAGAAGGGCATCCTCGAGGCGCGCGGCAAGTTCGTCATCTGCGAGGAGATCGACCTCTGCGACGTCGACTTCCACCAGCGCGCGCTGCGCATCCTCGAGCGCGGTGACGCGGAGATGGTGGTCGGCTCCAAGGCCCTCGCCGGCTCGCGCGACGAGCGGCCGATCTTCCGCCGCGTGGCCACGCGAACCTACAACGGGCTCTTGCGCGTGGCGCTGAAGTTCAGGGGCACCGACACGCACGGCCTCAAGGCCTTCAAGCGCGACCGGCTGCTGGCGGTGGCCGACGCCTGCGTGACCGATCGCGACGTCTTCGCCAGCGAGTTCGTGATCCGCGCGGGCATCATGAATCGCGTGGTGGTGGAGATCCCCATCGAGCTCCACGAGAAGCGCCAGCCGAGCATCAACCTCTACAAGCGCGTGCCCAAGGTGCTGAAGAACCTCTCCACGCTCTTCGTGGAGATCCGCATCAAGAATCGGAACCGCGAAGGCTAG
- a CDS encoding NAD(P)-binding protein — protein sequence MANVETLILGAGLAGLSAAYHLEGGFHIIEKSERPGGLCKSELRQTPAGTFTFDHTGHWLHLRDPAVRKLVDQLLPNAFVEIERQARIYSNGIYTRYPYQVNTFGLPANVVSELLLGFHEANFGEKGRALRDREPTTFAEFILRYLGDGFAKHFMFPYNTKLYTVHPSELSVAWTGRFVPRPTIEQVVKGALGIADDQLGYNAHFIYPREGGIETLPKGFVPPVMKLGPLECNVEPKSIDYARKQVRLADGRTISYTHLISSIPPQALVALMRAGGGVPEAIDAACRKLRAVWTTYVNVGAKGPTLGHHWVYFPEQQFPFYRVGSPSSTWAGTAPAGHSSFYVEFSKQMADYPHRQAEQEAVDGLLACGMLKKREDVLFAEARTIQNSYVLYDKDYGEARKTIVDFLQAQGIEPVGRYGNWEYSSMEDAIRGGRDAALRIRARRAA from the coding sequence ATGGCCAACGTCGAGACGCTGATCCTCGGGGCTGGGCTGGCGGGCCTCTCCGCCGCGTACCACCTCGAGGGCGGCTTCCACATCATTGAGAAGAGCGAGCGGCCCGGCGGGCTGTGCAAGTCGGAGCTCCGCCAGACGCCGGCCGGCACCTTCACCTTCGATCACACCGGCCACTGGCTCCACCTGCGGGATCCAGCGGTACGAAAGCTGGTGGACCAGCTCCTGCCCAACGCGTTCGTGGAGATCGAACGGCAGGCGCGCATCTACTCGAACGGCATCTACACGCGCTACCCGTACCAGGTGAACACCTTCGGGCTGCCGGCGAACGTGGTCAGCGAGCTGCTGCTCGGCTTCCACGAGGCGAACTTCGGCGAGAAGGGCCGCGCGCTCCGCGACCGCGAGCCGACCACCTTCGCCGAGTTCATCCTGCGCTACCTGGGCGACGGCTTCGCGAAGCACTTCATGTTCCCGTACAACACCAAGCTCTACACGGTGCACCCGTCGGAGCTCTCGGTGGCGTGGACGGGGCGGTTCGTGCCGCGGCCGACCATCGAGCAGGTGGTCAAAGGCGCGCTGGGCATCGCCGACGACCAGCTCGGCTACAACGCGCACTTCATCTATCCGCGCGAGGGCGGCATCGAGACGTTGCCCAAGGGCTTCGTGCCGCCGGTGATGAAGCTGGGGCCGCTGGAGTGCAACGTCGAGCCGAAGTCGATCGACTACGCGCGCAAGCAGGTGCGGCTCGCCGACGGCCGGACGATCTCGTACACGCACCTCATCTCCAGCATCCCGCCGCAGGCATTGGTGGCGCTGATGCGCGCGGGCGGCGGCGTGCCCGAGGCGATCGACGCCGCCTGCAGGAAGCTGCGCGCGGTGTGGACCACCTACGTGAACGTGGGCGCCAAGGGCCCGACCCTGGGCCATCACTGGGTCTACTTCCCCGAGCAGCAGTTCCCGTTCTATCGGGTCGGCTCGCCGAGCTCGACCTGGGCGGGCACGGCGCCCGCGGGCCACTCCAGCTTCTACGTCGAGTTCAGCAAGCAGATGGCCGACTACCCGCACCGCCAGGCCGAGCAGGAGGCCGTGGACGGGTTGCTCGCGTGCGGCATGCTCAAGAAGCGCGAGGACGTGCTCTTCGCCGAGGCGCGCACGATCCAGAACTCGTACGTGCTCTACGACAAGGACTACGGCGAGGCCCGCAAGACCATCGTCGACTTCCTCCAGGCCCAGGGCATCGAGCCGGTGGGCCGCTACGGCAACTGGGAGTACTCCTCCATGGAGGACGCAATCCGCGGCGGTCGCGACGCCGCCCTCCGCATCCGCGCCCGCCGCGCCGCCTAG
- a CDS encoding zinc-ribbon domain-containing protein produces the protein MRANCPSCNTAYQVEDAKVPPGGARLKCSKCGTMFSIGGKQAAAPAAVPLPGNKGPGAAVPLPGQRAAPAAVPLPGQRAAPAAVPLPGGRAAPSAAIPLPGQARSAGAAVPLPGGRAAAPSAAVPLPGGRQAAPMDDPYAADFGGASTQGGDDFDAMLQQAAEPDPAPVPDSSTNAVDFGAPGGGDPGAGGDPYAMDFGTPAGDGGGGDPGAGGDPYAMDFGSPGAAPEAAAPAGGGDDNLEFDPTASAPASSSRPADDLEADLAAPISPAAAPQTEGDDLELLDFIDDAEAQAKSKGKGKEKKKAGFDGFQVRNRAGKVFGPMPEADVIKLLGQGKLLGNEEITRDGETWLAFGSHAPFAEALQKLMEAPGGLPGANSGPGIIDGAITGEPTVDVNARIQQIYGGRMAGIVIVDSAEATAKIKKRIPYFIAGGVVALFLAFGIYLGFTPYGLFGMRRLFPKEIKQGSAEYAKLVDGRSQVALGTYAGFKKALSDADAVLHENDQFVDARSLFVEATYGLKVNYGDAPPEAVARAHQYVQDMLVAQKNDPDVIVAAGAEALALGDATELRPQLEKALGELTKKRPQGAATAALELALSAAKTRDPAKAKTYFDQAEKLGDSHVRALDAHAAYLVAQRDPLGAAKVLEQAVKELPTHGPSALALAHLRVGPLADFDHAEELLKPLREGEKELSSDEQALLHAVLGMVRVSQKKVTEAEEEFKTAAKLAPKSADVEQAYASYLLKRGLFDQSLGQYQDAYNQRPDDLDNLDGLVVSMVGNDQPQTAEKLVADGNRKFPNNARVAALQGIVAEGEGKILEAEEDYKTAITRDPKYTRADLLLGRAYLVDGKVKEAHATLEAALKKAPKDADINTAWGELAMAESRVDDALGIYAQAIALDNDNPRAHLGRARALLAKGQFPDALTEAQVSVKQDDKLPGAHKTLGDVLFAQGEFGKAKEEYQTSLKQMGKDDEAYLMLGRAHYSTGDFDAAQTAFENAHTINRVSYRAYYWLALTHLKKHEITQAIESMNKAVDNGGKNDPDVHYQFGLIYKAGEGHYNDALEEYKAALKLRPSYVEVLEALGDALFEANDFKTAQGYFEQAFNTDGKRTALLGKIGDCYAKQTLWAKSIEAYNKHLSIDPEAVGDYYKIGNAYNEMNKKKEAIASFVKATSKDKTNAEAWRALGYAYKETNKRAEAVRAFKQYLTVNAKAEDAKDIEVEIDGLGGSTDK, from the coding sequence ATGCGCGCGAACTGCCCCTCCTGCAACACGGCGTACCAGGTCGAGGACGCCAAGGTCCCGCCCGGCGGCGCCCGGTTGAAGTGCTCCAAGTGCGGCACGATGTTCAGCATCGGCGGCAAGCAGGCGGCCGCGCCCGCCGCCGTTCCGCTGCCGGGTAACAAGGGTCCGGGTGCGGCGGTTCCGCTGCCGGGTCAGCGTGCGGCGCCCGCGGCCGTGCCACTTCCGGGTCAGCGCGCGGCCCCTGCCGCCGTGCCGCTGCCGGGTGGGCGTGCGGCGCCGTCGGCGGCCATTCCGCTCCCGGGTCAGGCGCGCTCGGCGGGCGCTGCGGTCCCGTTGCCGGGTGGGCGTGCGGCCGCGCCGTCGGCGGCCGTTCCGCTCCCCGGCGGTCGCCAGGCCGCGCCCATGGACGACCCCTACGCTGCGGACTTCGGAGGCGCGTCCACCCAGGGTGGCGACGACTTCGACGCCATGCTCCAGCAGGCGGCCGAGCCGGATCCGGCGCCGGTGCCGGACTCGTCCACCAACGCGGTGGACTTCGGTGCGCCGGGCGGCGGCGATCCCGGCGCGGGCGGCGATCCCTACGCCATGGACTTTGGCACGCCCGCTGGCGATGGCGGTGGCGGCGATCCCGGCGCCGGCGGCGACCCGTACGCCATGGACTTTGGCAGCCCAGGGGCCGCTCCCGAGGCCGCAGCTCCCGCGGGCGGCGGCGACGACAACCTGGAGTTCGATCCCACCGCCAGCGCGCCCGCGAGCAGCAGCAGGCCCGCCGACGACCTCGAGGCCGACCTCGCCGCGCCCATCTCGCCGGCCGCGGCGCCCCAGACCGAGGGCGACGACCTCGAGCTCCTCGACTTCATCGACGACGCCGAGGCCCAGGCGAAGTCCAAGGGCAAGGGCAAGGAGAAGAAGAAGGCCGGCTTCGACGGCTTCCAGGTGCGCAACCGCGCGGGCAAGGTCTTCGGGCCCATGCCCGAGGCCGACGTCATCAAGCTCCTCGGCCAGGGCAAGCTGCTCGGCAACGAAGAGATCACCCGCGACGGCGAGACCTGGCTGGCCTTTGGCTCGCACGCGCCGTTCGCCGAGGCCCTGCAGAAGCTGATGGAGGCGCCCGGCGGCCTGCCCGGCGCCAACAGCGGCCCGGGCATCATCGACGGCGCGATCACCGGCGAGCCGACGGTGGATGTAAACGCGCGCATCCAGCAGATCTACGGCGGCCGCATGGCCGGCATCGTGATCGTGGACTCGGCCGAGGCCACCGCGAAGATCAAGAAGCGCATCCCCTACTTCATCGCCGGCGGCGTGGTGGCGCTGTTCCTCGCGTTCGGCATCTACCTCGGGTTCACGCCCTACGGCCTCTTCGGCATGCGGCGCTTGTTCCCCAAGGAGATCAAGCAGGGCTCGGCGGAGTACGCCAAGCTCGTCGACGGCCGCAGCCAGGTGGCGCTGGGCACCTACGCCGGCTTCAAGAAGGCCCTCTCCGACGCCGACGCGGTGCTGCACGAGAACGACCAGTTCGTGGATGCGCGCTCGCTCTTCGTGGAGGCCACCTACGGCCTCAAGGTGAACTACGGCGACGCGCCGCCGGAGGCCGTGGCCCGCGCCCACCAGTACGTGCAGGACATGCTGGTGGCCCAGAAGAACGACCCCGACGTGATCGTCGCGGCGGGCGCCGAGGCGCTCGCCCTGGGCGACGCCACCGAGCTCCGGCCCCAGCTGGAGAAGGCCCTCGGCGAGCTGACCAAGAAGCGGCCCCAGGGCGCCGCCACCGCGGCCCTCGAGCTGGCCCTCTCCGCCGCCAAGACCCGCGACCCCGCCAAGGCCAAGACCTACTTCGACCAGGCGGAGAAGCTGGGCGACTCGCACGTGCGCGCCCTCGACGCCCACGCCGCGTACCTCGTGGCCCAGCGCGATCCTCTCGGCGCCGCCAAGGTCCTGGAGCAGGCGGTGAAGGAGCTGCCCACCCACGGCCCCTCGGCGCTGGCCCTGGCCCACCTGCGCGTGGGCCCGCTCGCCGACTTCGACCACGCCGAGGAGCTGCTCAAGCCGCTGCGTGAAGGCGAGAAGGAGCTCTCCAGCGACGAGCAGGCGCTCTTGCACGCGGTGCTGGGCATGGTGCGCGTGTCGCAGAAGAAGGTCACCGAGGCCGAGGAGGAGTTCAAGACCGCCGCCAAGCTCGCGCCCAAGTCGGCCGACGTGGAGCAGGCCTACGCGAGCTACCTCCTCAAGCGCGGCCTCTTCGATCAATCGCTCGGCCAGTACCAGGACGCGTACAACCAGCGCCCCGACGATTTGGACAACCTCGACGGCCTGGTGGTGTCGATGGTGGGCAACGACCAGCCGCAGACCGCGGAGAAGCTCGTCGCCGACGGCAACCGCAAGTTCCCCAACAACGCCCGTGTGGCGGCGCTGCAGGGCATCGTGGCCGAGGGCGAGGGCAAGATCCTGGAGGCCGAGGAGGACTACAAGACCGCCATCACCCGCGACCCCAAGTACACCCGCGCCGACCTCTTGCTCGGCCGCGCCTACCTGGTGGACGGCAAGGTGAAGGAGGCCCACGCCACCCTCGAGGCGGCGCTCAAGAAGGCCCCCAAGGACGCCGACATCAACACCGCCTGGGGCGAGCTGGCCATGGCCGAGAGCCGCGTCGACGACGCGCTCGGCATCTACGCGCAGGCCATCGCCCTCGACAACGACAACCCCCGCGCCCACCTCGGCCGCGCCCGCGCGCTGCTCGCCAAGGGCCAGTTCCCCGACGCGCTCACCGAGGCCCAGGTCTCCGTGAAGCAGGACGACAAGCTGCCCGGCGCGCACAAGACGCTGGGCGACGTGCTCTTCGCCCAGGGCGAGTTCGGCAAGGCCAAGGAGGAGTACCAGACCTCGCTCAAGCAGATGGGCAAGGACGACGAGGCCTACCTCATGCTCGGCCGCGCCCACTACTCCACCGGCGACTTCGACGCCGCGCAGACCGCCTTCGAGAACGCGCACACCATCAATCGCGTCTCGTACCGCGCCTACTACTGGCTGGCGCTCACGCACTTGAAGAAGCACGAGATCACCCAGGCCATCGAGTCCATGAACAAGGCGGTGGACAACGGCGGCAAGAACGATCCCGACGTCCACTACCAGTTCGGCCTCATCTACAAGGCCGGCGAGGGCCACTACAACGACGCGCTCGAAGAGTACAAAGCCGCCCTCAAGCTGCGCCCGAGCTACGTGGAGGTGCTGGAGGCGCTCGGCGACGCGCTCTTCGAGGCCAACGACTTCAAGACCGCCCAGGGTTACTTCGAGCAGGCCTTCAACACCGACGGAAAGCGCACCGCGCTGCTGGGCAAGATCGGCGACTGCTACGCCAAACAGACCCTCTGGGCGAAATCCATCGAGGCCTACAACAAGCACCTGAGCATCGATCCCGAGGCGGTGGGCGACTACTACAAGATCGGAAACGCCTACAACGAGATGAACAAGAAGAAGGAAGCGATTGCCTCCTTCGTCAAGGCCACCTCCAAGGACAAGACCAACGCCGAGGCTTGGCGCGCCCTGGGCTACGCCTACAAAGAGACCAACAAGCGCGCCGAAGCCGTGCGCGCCTTCAAGCAGTACCTCACGGTCAACGCCAAGGCCGAGGACGCCAAGGACATCGAGGTGGAGATCGACGGCCTCGGCGGCAGCACCGACAAGTAG
- the serS gene encoding serine--tRNA ligase, producing MLDLKTLAQNYDEVVAKLKRRGGALDLGPVAKLIAERLELIKSVEALRQKQNVANEEIKAKAKTDPSAIEKLRGDLRAVSQEAKQKDEKLREVEAELEKILLYVPNPPHESVPDGASADDNKIVRTVGEKPKLNFKPKEHWELGEKLGLLDFERAGKVSGPRFAFYRGALARLERALVTFMIDQHTSRGYEELLPPFLVKRESMQGTGQLPKFEQDAFKTAGEHELFLVPTAEVPVTNFHADEILEGKLPKKYVAYTPCFRAEAGSYGKDTKGLIRQHQFQKVELVKFAPPEQSYAEHEALVADAEEILKKLGLHYRVVLLCAGDMGFAAAKCYDLEVWLPGQDAYREISSCSNFEDFQARRAKIRYRVEKGDKPKLVHTLNGSGLAVGRTVVAILENYQREDGSVAIPEALWPYMNGIKELR from the coding sequence ATGCTCGACCTCAAGACCCTGGCCCAGAACTACGACGAGGTGGTGGCCAAGCTGAAGCGCCGCGGCGGCGCGTTGGACTTGGGCCCGGTGGCCAAGCTCATCGCCGAGCGACTCGAGCTGATCAAGTCGGTCGAGGCCCTGCGCCAGAAGCAGAACGTCGCCAACGAGGAGATCAAGGCCAAGGCCAAGACCGACCCCAGCGCGATCGAGAAGCTGCGCGGCGACCTGCGCGCGGTGAGCCAGGAGGCCAAGCAGAAGGACGAGAAGCTGCGCGAGGTGGAGGCCGAGCTGGAGAAGATCCTCCTCTACGTGCCCAACCCGCCGCACGAGAGCGTGCCGGATGGCGCCAGCGCCGACGACAACAAGATCGTCCGCACCGTGGGCGAGAAGCCCAAGCTCAACTTCAAGCCCAAGGAGCACTGGGAGCTCGGCGAGAAGCTGGGGCTGCTCGACTTCGAGCGTGCGGGCAAGGTGAGCGGTCCGCGCTTCGCCTTCTACCGGGGCGCGCTGGCGCGGCTGGAGCGCGCCCTGGTCACGTTCATGATCGACCAGCACACCAGCCGCGGCTACGAGGAGCTCTTGCCGCCGTTCCTGGTGAAGCGCGAGAGCATGCAGGGCACGGGGCAGCTCCCCAAGTTCGAGCAGGATGCCTTCAAGACCGCGGGTGAGCACGAGCTCTTCCTGGTGCCCACCGCGGAGGTGCCCGTCACCAACTTCCACGCCGACGAGATCCTCGAGGGCAAGCTGCCCAAGAAGTACGTGGCCTACACGCCCTGCTTCCGCGCCGAGGCGGGCAGCTACGGCAAGGACACGAAGGGTCTGATTCGCCAGCACCAGTTCCAGAAGGTGGAGCTGGTGAAGTTCGCGCCGCCGGAGCAGAGCTACGCCGAGCACGAGGCGCTGGTGGCCGACGCCGAGGAGATCCTCAAGAAGCTCGGCCTGCACTACCGCGTGGTGTTGCTCTGCGCGGGCGACATGGGGTTCGCCGCGGCCAAGTGCTACGACCTCGAGGTCTGGCTGCCCGGCCAGGACGCGTACCGCGAGATCTCGAGCTGCTCCAACTTCGAGGACTTCCAGGCGCGCCGCGCGAAGATCCGCTACCGCGTGGAGAAGGGCGACAAGCCCAAGCTGGTGCACACCCTGAACGGCTCCGGCCTCGCCGTGGGCCGCACGGTGGTGGCCATCCTCGAGAACTACCAGCGCGAGGACGGCAGCGTGGCCATCCCCGAGGCGCTCTGGCCGTACATGAACGGCATCAAAGAGCTGCGCTGA
- a CDS encoding DoxX family protein, whose amino-acid sequence MTTIAQPRFNETPLHHNSDAAAAALKELENEHRMELDELKRRRVQMYAAGRVLLSLLFIVSGFVKWAHFDATVASMNASGMNDAGLLLPFAIGFEIIGGALLLAGWKTRIASWGLIAYVAFLTLLVHYDLANEAHRAQALSNVAFIGGLLMLAGHGAGKASVDRWMARRAHAQIN is encoded by the coding sequence ATGACCACGATCGCCCAGCCCCGCTTCAACGAAACGCCGCTGCACCACAACTCGGATGCCGCCGCTGCCGCGCTCAAGGAGCTCGAGAACGAGCATCGAATGGAGCTCGACGAGCTCAAGCGCCGCCGCGTGCAGATGTACGCCGCGGGCCGCGTGCTGCTCTCGCTGCTCTTCATCGTGAGCGGCTTCGTGAAGTGGGCGCACTTCGATGCCACCGTGGCCAGCATGAACGCCAGCGGCATGAACGACGCCGGTTTGCTGCTGCCCTTCGCCATCGGCTTCGAGATCATCGGCGGGGCCCTGCTCCTCGCGGGCTGGAAGACGCGCATCGCCTCCTGGGGACTCATCGCCTACGTGGCGTTCCTGACCCTGCTCGTGCACTACGACCTCGCCAACGAAGCGCACCGCGCCCAGGCGCTCTCCAACGTCGCCTTCATCGGCGGGCTGCTCATGCTCGCGGGCCACGGTGCGGGCAAGGCGAGCGTCGACCGCTGGATGGCGCGGCGCGCGCATGCTCAGATCAACTGA
- a CDS encoding CBS domain-containing protein gives MLTAADLMTPAPVTVRHDDSMAVAVSIMRMGVKPIRHLPVLENGKLVGMVSDRDAARTRGWEHVKVQDAMSKGLYIVRPRTPLRRAIDRMIKHNIGALPVVDCDGTVVGILSLVDVAQCMANLVLRIDALQAGRRRGLTPTDANRLMHISSMLWASLPDRVPLARRSGRRSFAARSQA, from the coding sequence ATGCTCACTGCCGCCGATCTCATGACCCCCGCACCGGTGACCGTGCGCCACGACGACTCCATGGCCGTGGCGGTGTCGATCATGCGCATGGGGGTAAAGCCCATCCGCCACCTGCCGGTGCTCGAGAACGGCAAGCTGGTGGGCATGGTGAGCGATCGCGACGCCGCCCGCACCCGTGGCTGGGAGCACGTGAAGGTGCAGGACGCGATGAGCAAGGGGCTCTACATCGTGCGGCCGCGGACGCCCCTGCGCCGCGCCATCGACCGCATGATCAAGCACAACATCGGCGCGTTGCCCGTCGTCGACTGCGATGGGACGGTGGTGGGCATTCTCTCGCTGGTCGACGTGGCCCAGTGCATGGCGAACCTCGTGCTGCGCATCGACGCGCTCCAGGCCGGGCGGCGCCGCGGCCTCACGCCCACCGACGCGAACCGCTTGATGCACATCTCCTCGATGCTCTGGGCCAGCCTGCCCGATCGCGTGCCGCTCGCCCGTCGCAGCGGGCGCCGCAGCTTCGCCGCACGCTCGCAGGCCTGA
- a CDS encoding ATP-binding protein encodes MRSCHCHKKHGLRRVVVTGGPGAGKTAVLELVRQAFCGHVHVLPESASILYGGGFPRGTDDASRRAAQRLIFEIQRELEILQEPTQPALVLCDRGTLDGLAYWPGHPDDLLEEMGTTRAEQLARYQAVIHLRTPDAEDGYDHVNRLRIESATEAARLDREILKIWHEHPRRHVVASRPDFLDKALEVVNLLLEELPPCCRPRPRASKLLRPVQARR; translated from the coding sequence ATGCGGAGCTGCCACTGCCACAAGAAGCACGGGCTGCGTCGGGTGGTGGTGACCGGCGGCCCGGGCGCGGGCAAGACCGCGGTGCTGGAGCTGGTGCGCCAGGCGTTCTGCGGGCACGTGCACGTGCTCCCGGAGTCGGCGAGCATCCTCTATGGCGGCGGGTTCCCGCGCGGCACCGACGACGCCAGCCGACGCGCTGCGCAGCGCCTCATCTTCGAGATCCAGCGCGAGCTGGAGATCCTCCAGGAGCCCACGCAGCCCGCGTTGGTGCTCTGCGACCGGGGCACCCTCGACGGGCTCGCCTACTGGCCCGGCCACCCCGACGACCTGCTGGAGGAGATGGGCACCACCCGCGCCGAGCAGCTCGCGCGCTACCAGGCGGTGATCCACCTGCGCACGCCCGACGCGGAGGATGGCTACGACCACGTGAACCGGCTGCGCATCGAGTCCGCGACGGAGGCCGCGCGGCTCGACCGGGAGATCCTCAAGATCTGGCACGAGCACCCGCGGCGGCACGTGGTCGCCAGCCGGCCCGATTTTTTGGACAAGGCGCTGGAGGTGGTGAACCTGCTCCTCGAGGAGCTGCCGCCGTGCTGCCGACCGCGGCCGCGCGCGTCGAAGCTCCTGCGGCCGGTGCAGGCGCGGCGTTAG
- a CDS encoding dioxygenase, with protein MTSSPRMPVAFLPHGGGPWPFVEMGLPKAELESLAGYLRELGALPERKPKAVLVVSAHWEETVPTVMTAERPPIFYDYYGFPPESYRITWPAPGAPTLATRVRELLGAAGFTTAEDGERGFDHGTFIPLKLTYPDADVPTLQLSLKKGLDPAEHLRMGRALAPLRDEGVFILGSGMSFHNLRAFGDPRAPAVAAEFDTWLQETATGEAAERDARLTAWTQAPHARVVHPREEHLIPLMVIAGAAGDDRGTTSWSGEFMGVKISAYHFG; from the coding sequence ATGACGTCCTCGCCGCGCATGCCCGTCGCGTTCCTGCCGCACGGCGGCGGACCGTGGCCGTTCGTGGAGATGGGGCTGCCCAAGGCCGAGCTCGAGTCGCTCGCGGGCTACCTGCGCGAGCTCGGCGCGCTGCCGGAGAGGAAGCCCAAGGCGGTGCTGGTGGTGTCGGCGCACTGGGAAGAGACGGTGCCCACGGTGATGACCGCGGAGCGCCCGCCGATTTTTTACGACTACTACGGCTTCCCGCCCGAGTCGTACCGCATCACCTGGCCTGCGCCGGGCGCGCCCACGCTTGCCACGCGCGTGCGCGAGCTGCTCGGCGCAGCGGGCTTCACCACGGCCGAGGACGGTGAGCGCGGCTTCGACCATGGGACGTTCATTCCGCTGAAGCTCACCTATCCCGACGCGGACGTGCCCACGCTGCAGCTCTCGCTCAAGAAGGGGCTCGATCCTGCCGAGCACCTGCGCATGGGCCGCGCGCTCGCGCCGCTCCGCGACGAGGGCGTGTTCATCCTCGGCAGCGGCATGAGCTTCCACAACCTGCGCGCGTTCGGAGATCCGCGCGCGCCCGCGGTGGCCGCCGAGTTCGATACCTGGTTGCAGGAGACGGCCACCGGCGAGGCGGCCGAGCGCGACGCGCGGCTCACCGCCTGGACCCAGGCCCCGCACGCGCGCGTGGTGCACCCGCGCGAGGAGCACCTGATTCCACTGATGGTGATTGCTGGCGCGGCTGGGGACGATCGCGGCACCACCAGCTGGTCCGGCGAGTTCATGGGCGTGAAGATCTCGGCGTACCACTTCGGCTGA